One genomic region from Populus nigra chromosome 8, ddPopNigr1.1, whole genome shotgun sequence encodes:
- the LOC133701887 gene encoding CO(2)-response secreted protease-like isoform X2 has product MQNKHKHPPLSSDVIIGMIDTGIWPESPSFNDDGIGEIPSRWKGVCMEGYDFKKSNCNRKLIGARYYDSIQRTYSNNKTHMAKPDDSPRDFDGHGTHTTSIAAGAKVANVSYHDLAGGTARGGSPSSRIAIYKACTLDGCSGSTILKAIDDAIKDGVDIISISIGMSSLFQSDYLNDPIAIGSFHAQQMNIMVVCSGGNDGPDLYTIVNSAPWIFTVAASNIDRDFQSTVLLGNGKTFQGSAISFSNFNRSRNYPLAFGEDVAAKFTPISEARNCYPGSLDTQKVAGKIVVCTDDDLNIPRQIKKLVVEDARAKGLILVSEDETVVPFDSGTFPFAEVGNLSGLQIIKYINGTKKPTATILPTRDVPRYRPAPTVAYFSSRGPGQYTENILKPDIMAPGVAILAAVIPEKEAGSVPVGNKPSGYAIKSGTSMACPHVTGAAAFIKSFHHGWSTSMIKSALMTTATIYDNTGKPLQNSSHHFANPHEVGVGEINPLKALNPGLVFETTTEDYLQFLCYYGYSEKNIRSMSKTNFNCPRISIDRLISNINYPSISISNLDRHKPAQTIKRTVTNVGCPNATYISRVHAPVGLEVKVFPKKIVFIEGLTRVSFKVLFYGKEASSGYNFGSVTWFDGRHSVLLSFAVNVE; this is encoded by the exons GGATATGGCCTGAGTCGCCAAGTTTCAATGATGATGGAATTGGGGAAATCCCTTCAAGATGGAAAGGAGTTTGCATGGAAGGATATGACTTCAAGAAATCCAATTGCAATAG GAAGTTGATAGGAGCAAGATACTATGACTCCATCCAAAGGACATACAGTAATAACAAGACCCACATGGCTAAACCAGATGACTCACCAAGGGACTTTGATGGCCATGGTACTCACACCACATCCATTGCAGCTGGTGCTAAAGTTGCTAATGTTAGTTACCATGACTTAGCTGGAGGCACAGCTAGGGGTGGCTCACCTTCATCTAGAATAGCAATATACAAAGCATGCACATTAGATGGTTGTTCTGGTTCCACCATATTGAAGGCAATTGATGATGCAATTAAGGATGGAGTTGATATAATCTCCATTTCTATTGGGATGAGCTCGCTCTTTCAATCTGATTACCTAAATGACCCCATAGCAATTGGTTCATTTCATGCACAACAAATGAATATCATGGTAGTGTGCTCTGGAGGAAATGATGGGCCTGATCTTTACACTATTGTCAATTCAGCTCCTTGGATCTTTACAGTTGCAGCTTCTAATATTGATAGAGATTTCCAATCTACTGTGCTGCTTGGAAATGGGAAGACTTTCCAA GGGTCTGCCATCAGTTTCTCAAACTTCAATCGCTCAAGAAATTATCCTCTCGCATTTGGAGAGGATGTTGCTGCTAAGTTTACCCCAATATCAGAAGCTAG GAATTGCTACCCAGGATCATTAGATACACAGAAAGTTGCGGGCAAGATTGTTGTATGCACAGATGATGATTTAAATATTCCACGGCAAATCAAGAAATTAGTCGTGGAAGATGCTAGAGCCAAAGGGTTGATTTTAGTCAGTGAGGATGAGACAGTTGTTCCTTTTGATTCAGGCACGTTTCCATTTGCTGAAGTTGGAAATCTTTCAGGGCTGCAGATTATTAAATACATCAATGGTACCAA AAAGCCTACTGCAACCATCCTTCCTACCCGTGATGTTCCTCGGTATAGACCAGCTCCAACCGTTGCATATTTCTCTTCCAGAGGGCCTGGGCAATATACAGAAAACATCCTCAAG CCCGATATAATGGCTCCAGGAGTTGCCATTTTGGCAGCCGTGATACCTGAAAAAGAAGCAGGGAGTGTTCCTGTTGGAAATAAGCCGTCTGGATATGCCATAAAGTCTGGTACATCAATGGCTTGCCCTCATGTGACAGGGGCTGCAGCATTCATTAAGTCTTTTCATCATGGGTGGAGTACTTCTATGATCAAATCTGCACTTATGACAACAG CAACCATTTATGATAATACGGGGAAACCCTTACAAAACAGCTCACATCACTTTGCGAATCCCCATGAAGTGGGGGTTGGAGAAATAAACCCACTCAAAGCTCTTAATCCAGGATTAGTTTTTGAAACAACCACGGAAGATTATTTGCAATTCCTTTGTTATTATGGATATTCAGAGAAAAACATAAGATCTATGTCCAAGACAAACTTCAACTGCCCCAGAATCAGTATTGACAGACTCATCTCCAATATCAACTATCCATCGATCTCCATCAGTAACCTTGATCGACATAAGCCTGCTCAGACTATCAAAAGAACTGTGACTAATGTGGGATGTCCAAATGCCACATACATTTCCAGAGTGCATGCTCCTGTGGGATTAGAGGTGAAGGTTTTCCCAAAGAAGATTGTTTTTATCGAAGGGTTAACAAGGGTTTCCTTCAAAGTCTTATTCTATGGCAAGGAGGCTTCCAGTGGCTACAATTTTGGGTCCGTAACATGGTTTGATGGTCGACATTCTGTCCTTCTATCATTTGCAGTGAACGTAGAATAA
- the LOC133701263 gene encoding cytosolic sulfotransferase 15-like, which produces MFNQKPSMAEDLQELVLNLPREKNLDGTNSLYLFKGAWVSAYVLRAVDSFQRHFIAQDTDIIVASMPKSGTTWLKALTFSVAKRHLYDPRESPLLTTPPHELVPFFETDLYMKDPHPNLEQLPPPRIFGCHSHFANLPESIRNSKCKVVYICRNPLDQVVSFFQFTHQFKQDGTPLLSLDECYENICRGVHSRGPFWDNVLGYWKASLERPDKVLFLKYEDLKEDIISNLKKIAEFLGIPFTDKEEKEGVIEEISRLCSLDNLRNLEVNKNGARPSGAPNSSFFRKGEVGDWANYLSPSMAENYLKIVEEKLGGSGLTFKTSQ; this is translated from the coding sequence ATGTTCAACCAAAAGCCCTCAATGGCAGAAGATCTCCAAGAATTGGTCCTCAACCTTCCCAGAGAGAAAAACCTTGATGGCACGAATTCTCTCTATCTGTTCAAAGGGGCCTGGGTTTCAGCTTATGTGTTAAGAGCTGTGGATTCCTTTCAACGCCACTTCATTGCTCAAGACACCGATATAATTGTAGCTAGCATGCCGAAATCAGGCACTACTTGGCTCAAAGCCCTTACCTTTTCGGTTGCAAAACGCCACCTCTATGACCCCAGAGAAAGTCCTTTACTCACCACCCCACCTCATGAGCTGGTGCCTTTTTTCGAGACTGACCTTTACATGAAAGACCCGCACCCAAATCTTGAACAACTTCCTCCTCCAAGAATCTTCGGCTGTCACTCCCATTTTGCAAATTTGCCAGAATCCATCAGAAATTCCAAGTGTAAAGTTGTGTACATATGCAGAAATCCATTGGACcaagttgtctctttctttcagTTTACACACCAGTTCAAACAAGATGGCACACCTTTATTATCGTTAGATGAATGTTATGAGAACATTTGTCGTGGAGTCCACAGTCGGGGACCTTTCTGGGATAATGTGCTGGGGTATTGGAAGGCAAGCTTAGAGAGACCAGACAaggtgttgtttttaaaatatgaagacTTGAAGGAGGATATAATCTCTAACTTGAAGAAAATCGCTGAGTTCTTGGGAATTCCTTTCACCgacaaagaagaaaaggaaggggttattgaagaaatatcaaggCTGTGCAGCTTAGACAATCTCAGGAATTTGGAGGTGAACAAAAACGGTGCTCGCCCTTCTGGGGCTCCAAACAGCTCCTTCTTCAGGAAAGGAGAGGTGGGTGACTGGGCAAATTATCTGAGTCCTTCCATGGCTGAGAACTACTTGAAGATTGTGGAAGAGAAGTTGGGTGGATCTGGTTTAACCTTCAAAACATCTCAATAA